In a single window of the Pseudorca crassidens isolate mPseCra1 chromosome 9, mPseCra1.hap1, whole genome shotgun sequence genome:
- the TAGLN gene encoding transgelin, producing the protein MANKGPSYGMSREVQSKIEKKYDEEIEERLVEWIIAQCGPDVGRPDRGRVGFQVWLKNGVILSKLVNSLYPDGSKPVKVPENPPSMVFKQMEQVAQFLKAAEDYGVTKTDMFQTVDLFEGKDLAAVQRTLMALGSLAVTKNDGHYRGDPNWFMKKAQEHKREFTESQLQEGKHVIGLQMGSNRGASQAGMTGYGRPRQIIS; encoded by the exons ATGGCCAACAAGGGTCCTTCCTACGGCATGAGCCGTGAAGTGCAATCCAAAATCGAGAAGAAGTACGACGAGGAGATAGAGGAGCGGCTGGTGGAGTGGATCATAGCGCAGTGCGGCCCCGACGTGGGGCGCCCAGACCGTGGGCGTGTGGGCTTCCAGGTCTGGCTGAAGAATGGCGTG ATTCTGAGCAAGCTGGTCAACAGCCTGTATCCGGATGGCTCCAAGCCGGTGAAGGTGCCTGAGAACCCGCCGTCCATGGTCTTCAAGCAGATGGAGCAGGTGGCTCAGTTCCTGAAGGCAGCTGAGGACTATGGTGTCACCAAGACTGACATGTTCCAGACTGTTGACCTCTTTGAAG GCAAAGACCTGGCAGCGGTGCAGAGGACCCTGATGGCCCTGGGCAGCTTGGCAGTGACCAAGAACGATGGACACTACCGTGGAGATCCCAACTGGTTTATGAA GAAAGCCCAGGAACATAAGAGGGAATTCACAGAGAGCCAACTGCAGGAGGGAAAGCATGTCATCGGCCTACAGATGGGCAGCAACAGAGGGGCCTCCCAGGCTGGCATGACAGGCTACGGCCGACCTCGGCAGATCATCAGTTAG